A part of Primulina eburnea isolate SZY01 chromosome 10, ASM2296580v1, whole genome shotgun sequence genomic DNA contains:
- the LOC140842257 gene encoding protein HUA2-LIKE 3-like: MAPSRRKGVGKAAAAAAASTRREWKVGDLVLAKVKGFPAWPATVSEPEKWGYPADRKKVLVHFFGTQQIGFCNPFDVEEFTEERKLSLLGKRHGKGADFVRAVNEIIISFEKLKKLEQVSSANETTEIIINHENKSEESLTKCVNDEDSVIRTQPQLLCTGASNDSNSLTEAAAAAEDVLRAAETKLEEARLFAETPVSTTYSTRSKAEVTQSRNSVIQGRISARRLRSSSKIDAKGPQNITLPSLNSSRRSRHSGTNASKDRSLRRSARIMKSSDDSEGYDADSPASVSNDSIEENKSEVMTVDCDSPSFNNGSTVESHCKPMVVDHFSENNNEDETEFNNRLGFQTSTAIIKKKRGPNRKRHSDDVVGAANSNAFVSDAEVRNESVSPSNNDELAERCAREDGDEHLPLFKRARVRLERAAPAENKERIMAHEEEKILEVAERLATPTSGPLNCEVDDPGDGESVPIEVDSVNMPLSPASPKKAQSWEGGKNLWETKNFVDGEAALPPSKRLHRALEAMSANVAEDNQSDSSFPLTVNTKSNGDCPSISECSELSTGNKAVIELGSAPAENHSNNGFNFDSSKFCAASNTGTPLIHLKTYATVLDCVRSYSSDSSNPESCKGSTAHTEVSDFKYLKISPPELDSKHEKLDPQDIGEEKDSLSRSTPGFIISLTNHCKIECSELDATVKGSDPDIPRVSSEVFAPKENAGSTLKCDASVQVDNAVGEGDKSHCVKILSLAKNNQDSQKSEFVKEHSPVSKFSNCVPSGSPVKILTSGHHDSLSNSISIFDEPLEDFAATKSSSLTNGMQLFAKTSRSSCMGNVSASDNNYLENSSSCGPDVRLNSEMVKLAGKSNSKGEETLSSFEAAIRSLTGTKENIGRATRVAIDCAKFGFAIKVVEILAQNLERESNSQKKVDLFFLVDSIAQCSRGMKGDGGIYPSVIQAALPRLLLAAAPPGSSSLENHRQCLKVLRVWQERKILPEPIIHHHIRELDVLCVSYPKAGSRRPLRNERAIDDPIREMEGMFVDEYGSNSSFQLPGFCMPRMLRDDDVGSDSDGESFEAVTPEHNAENLDGERALIPAVEKRSLILEDVDGELEMEDVAPYCEEISSTSNLTKDHTQLSHHHSDNHYGPPFTSQQPQNTPLTCALLPRSPSHPRPRPPPPYPLPPSSFPHTVLDSTASGPNSNIYPSSQPGLPRMKSTSLDSVHHRSRDNKDFEAQVPRQMPDNINTCSFNDRPTSHLSAQGSNRVQPGEGGFSKGLHVRPPHPAPSNQFSYPQQRQIQSRRDLPPPPHPNRFHVRNEENSNFYRDRDRNKFVPRDNIGECWRPPLPPISGQCYRNGARMSHGHMPYSGPPREPSTNSRWNFPPRPPNSRQFNPYREPEGPIPVGNRGPNYWRPR, encoded by the exons ATGGCGCCGAGCCGAAGAAAAGGGGTCGGCAaagcggcggcggcggcggccgcGAGCACGCGGCGGGAGTGGAAAGTCGGCGATCTTGTGCTTGCCAAAGTGAAGGGGTTTCCTGCATGGCCTGCAACG GTGAGTGAGCCAGAGAAGTGGGGTTACCCGGCTGATCGGAAGAAAGTACTAGTCCATTTTTTCGGCACCCAACAAAT TGGCTTCTGCAATCCTTTTGATGTCGAAGAATTCACAGAAGAAAGAAAATTGTCTCTTTTAGGGAAACGTCATGGAAAAGGTGCTGATTTTGTCCGTGCAGTAAATGAGATAATTATCTCTTTTGAGAAGCTGAAGAAACTGGAACAAGTTAGTAGTGCTAATGAAACAACAGAAATCATTATAAACCATGAAAATAAGTCAGAGGAATCATTGACCAAGTGTGTGAATGATGAGGATTCTGTGATTAGAACTCAACCACAGCTGCTTTGTACTGGGGCCTCTAATGATTCGAACTCTCTGACTGAAGCTGCTGCAGCTGCCGAAGATGTCTTGCGTGCTGCAGAAACGAAATTGGAGGAGGCACGATTATTCGCTGAAACACCTGTTTCTACTACTTATTCAACAAGAAGTAAAGCTGAAGTAACCCAATCACGGAATAGTGTGATACAGGGAAGGATATCTGCTCGAAGGTTGAGAAGTTCTTCAAAGATAGATGCTAAAGGACCCCAAAACATAACATTACCTTCTCTAAATAGCAGCAGGAGGTCTAGGCATTCTGGTACTAATGCATCAAAAGATAGATCTTTGAGAAGAAGTGCAAGGATTATGAAATCCTCTGATGATTCCGAAGGATATGATGCAGACTCACCTGCTTCAGTATCAAATGATAGTATTGAAGAGAACAAATCTGAAGTTATGACGGTAGACTGTGACTCACCTAGTTTCAATAATGGCAGCACTGTAGAATCCCATTGTAAACCAATGGTAGTGGATCATTTTAGCGAAAATAATAATGAAGATGAAACAGAGTTCAATAATAGGCTTGGGTTTCAAACTAGCACTGCCATCATAAAGAAGAAAAGGGGTCCTAATCGAAAACGACACAGTGATGATGTTGTTGGGGCAGCTAATTCAAATGCATTTGTTTCTGATGCTGAAGTTAGAAATGAAAGTGTTTCACCTAGTAATAACGATGAATTAGCTGAAAGATGTGCTAGGGAAGATGGTGATGAACACTTACCATTATTCAAAAGGGCAAGAGTCCGTTTGGAGAGAGCTGCACCTGCCGAGAATAAAGAAAGAATAATGGCACATGAAGAGGAGAAAATACTGGAAGTTGCTGAAAGACTCGCAACACCGACCTCTGGGCCATTGAATTGTGAGGTGGATGATCCTGGTGATGGCGAATCTGTTCCAATTGAAGTAGATTCTGTTAATATGCCTTTATCACCTGCAAGTCCTAAAAAGGCTCAATCATGGGAAGGGGGTAAGAACTTATGGGAAACTAAGAATTTTGTGGACGGTGAAGCAGCTTTACCTCCATCTAAAAGACTACACCGTGCATTGGAGGCCATGTCAGCTAATGTTGCAGAAGATAATCAAAGTGATTCCAGTTTTCCACTGACCGTGAATACCAAAAGCAATGGAGACTGTCCGTCCATTTCAGAATGCTCAGAATTGTCGACTGGAAACAAAGCTGTCATTGAATTGGGATCAGCACCAGCTGAAAATCATAGCAACAATGGCTTTAACTTTGATTCTTCCAAGTTTTGCGCTGCGTCAAACACAGGGACGCCACTAATTCATTTAAAAACATATGCAACTGTATTGGACTGTGTTAGAAGTTATAGCAGTGATAGCTCGAATCCTGAATCATGCAAAGGTTCAACTGCACACACGGAAGTTTCTgattttaaatatctcaaaattTCACCTCCAGAGCTAGATTCTAAGCATGAAAAACTAGATCCACAAGACATCGGTGAAGAAAAAGATAGTTTGAGCCGCAGTACACCTGGTTTTATTATATCTCTCACCAATCACTGCAAGATTGAATGTTCGGAGTTGGATGCCACAGTTAAGGGATCTGATCCTGACATTCCCCGGGTGAGTTCAGAAGTCTTCGCGCCAAAAGAAAATGCTGGTAGTACACTGAAATGTGACGCCAGTGTGCAGGTAGACAATGCTGTGGGTGAAGGTGATAAATCTCACTGTGTGAAGATCTTATCATTAGCCAAGAACAACCAAGATAGCCAAAA GTCAGAGTTTGTGAAAGAACATAGCCCAGTATCTAAGTTCTCAAATTGTGTGCCCTCTGGTAGTCCAGTGAAGATTTTAACCAGTGGTCATCACGATTCTCTGTCTAACTCCATATCTATTTTCGATGAGCCTCTGGAGGATTTTGCTGCCACCAAGTCTTCTTCTCTGACTAATGGGATGCAATTGTTCGCTAAGACATCTCGCAGTTCTTGCATGGGCAATGTTTCCGCATCAGATAATAATTACCTCGAAAATAGTAGCTCTTGTGGTCCTGATGTTCGGCTTAATTCTGAAATGGTTAAACTTGCTGGAAAGTCAAACAGCAAAGGCGAAGAAACTTTGTCATCCTTTGAAGCCGCTATCAGATCACTAACGGGAACAAAAGAGAACATCGGCCGAGCCACACGGGTTGCTATTGACTGTGCGAAATTTGGTTTTGCAATTAAG GTGGTGGAAATACTTGCACAAAATTTGGAAAGAGAGTCAAATTCACAGAAAAAAGTGGACTTGTTTTTCCTTGTTGATTCTATCGCTCAATGTTCTCGGGGCATGAAAG GTGATGGTGGTATATATCCCTCTGTGATACAGGCAGCGTTGCCACGTTTATTGTTGGCAGCTGCTCCTCCTGGTAGCAGTTCTCTCGAGAATCATAGACAGTGTTTGAAA GTTCTGAGAGTATGGCAGGAGAGGAAGATTCTTCCAGAACCGATCATTCACCACCACATCCGGGAGCTTGATGTCCTTTGTGTTTCATACCCTAAAGCTGGCTCTCGCCGACCGTTAAGAAATGAAAGGGCTATTGACGACCCTATTAGAGAAATGGAGGGTATGTTCGTTGATGAATATGGAAG CAATTCAAGTTTTCAGCTTCCTGGTTTCTGTATGCCTCGTATGCTGAGAGATGATGATGTAGGAAGCGACTCTGATGGAGAGAGTTTTGAGGCTGTTACCCCAgagcataatgcggaaaatcTTGATGGAGAAAGGGCTCTGATTCCTGCAGTTGAAAAGCGTAGTCTTATTTTGGAAGATGTGGATGGTGAGCTGGAAATGGAGGATGTGGCCCCCTATTGTGAGGAAATTAGTTCCACCAGTAACCTTACCAAAGATCACACACAACTGTCTCATCATCACTCTGATAACCATTATGGGCCACCTTTTACCTCCCAACAACCTCAGAATACGCCTTTGACATGTGCTCTTTTGCCAAGGTCTCCCTCCCATCCACGACCGCGGCCCCCTCCACCATATCCACTTCCACCATCTAGTTTTCCTCATACAGTACTTGATTCTACTGCAAGTGGTCCTAATTCTAATATTTATCCAAGCTCTCAG CCTGGTTTGCCAAGAATGAAGTCAACCAGCTTGGATTCGGTGCATCATCGTTCTCGTGACAATAAGGATTTTGAAGCCCAGGTACCAAGGCAGATGCCTGACAACATCAATACCTGCTCTTTCAATGATAGACCTACATCCCATTTATCTGCCCAAGGTTCTAATAGGGTCCAGCCGGGAGAGGGTGGTTTCAGCAAGGGTCTTCATGTCCGCCCACCTCACCCCGCTCCATCAAATCAATTTTCGTACCCCCAACAGCGACAGATCCAATCGCGAAGGGATTTACCACCTCCTCCTCATCCCAACAGATTCCATGTGCGCAATGAAGAAAATAGCAATTTTTACCGGGACCGTGACAGAAATAAATTCGTCCCTCGTGATAATATTGGAGAGTGCTGGAGGCCTCCCTTACCTCCCATCTCTG GTCAATGTTATCGCAATGGTGCCAGGATGTCTCATGGGCACATGCCATACAGTGGTCCACCCCGTGAGCCGTCAACCAATAGTAGGTGGAATTTCCCTCCCCGGCCCCCAAACTCCAGGCAATTTAATCCTTACAGGGAACCTGAAGGTCCTATTCCTGTGGGAAATAGAG GTCCAAATTACTGGAGACCAAGATGA
- the LOC140803798 gene encoding EID1-like F-box protein 3, whose protein sequence is MSASSSKKLQKIADSGDDFSECGILNERVLVLLLQFLKWDIHVLCRMASVNRRLRALAKRLLWRELCLFKAPRMVSTLTEGARNSRMIGGWQSLAKLLFFCGGCESTANFELSHPRPGHFVKSTRFSKTSGQSFLLKKCRGDVLYVSDPCEHPTSGKEVDIGIYRGVFREFMKSRTREFLIGRQVDFDALLRCPYCGARMWSMLAGRLIPRKSAARRLGSSDDALEYFVCLNGHLHGTCWLAHLSSDDEKKDDDSSESADDYEDDGG, encoded by the coding sequence atgagcGCGAGTTCATCTAAAAAATTGCAGAAAATCGCAGATTCCGGCGACGATTTCTCGGAATGTGGGATACTAAACGAGCGAGTACTTGTCCTTCTCTTGCAGTTCTTGAAATGGGACATCCATGTCCTCTGCCGTATGGCGTCCGTGAACCGGAGGCTCCGAGCACTGGCGAAGCGGCTGCTGTGGCGAGAGCTTTGCCTGTTCAAGGCGCCGCGGATGGTATCCACTTTAACAGAAGGAGCTCGGAACAGCCGTATGATCGGCGGGTGGCAGTCGCTGGCGAAGCTGCTGTTCTTTTGCGGGGGGTGTGAATCAACGGCCAATTTCGAGTTGTCCCATCCCCGTCCTGGACACTTCGTAAAATCGACCCGGTTCTCAAAAACCTCTGGTCAGAGCTTCCTGTTGAAGAAATGCCGAGGAGACGTTCTGTACGTCAGCGACCCGTGCGAGCACCCGACGTCGGGGAAGGAAGTCGATATCGGGATTTACAGAGGCGTGTTTCGGGAGTTCATGAAGTCAAGGACTCGGGAGTTTCTGATCGGAAGGCAGGTGGATTTCGACGCCCTGCTTAGGTGTCCTTACTGCGGAGCGCGCATGTGGAGCATGTTGGCGGGTCGGTTGATCCCAAGGAAGAGCGCCGCTCGTCGGCTGGGGTCCAGTGACGACGCTTTGGAGTATTTCGTTTGCTTGAATGGACACTTGCATGGGACCTGCTGGCTGGCTCACCTGTCGTCCGACGACGAGAAGAAAGACGATGATTCGAGTGAGAGTGCCGACGACTACGAAGATGACGGTGGATGA